From a single Parafrankia discariae genomic region:
- a CDS encoding type II toxin-antitoxin system PemK/MazF family toxin translates to MGLLGDLIKVVSDLVTSGRRRGEAPAREVGREGRRRSTSTPTARSTSSSSAAAARGRPARERARPSRANAEASPGEAGPSATTEVDPRRVGPVRMSYSPQSDGAPDPGEIVWTWVPFEENDGRGKDRPVLVVAAESAGTYLAVQLTSKDHDGEGDFVPVGAGGWDREHRPSWANLDRVIRVHEGGMRREATALPREPFERVTDRLHQRYGWRQ, encoded by the coding sequence ATGGGACTGCTGGGGGATCTGATCAAGGTCGTGTCCGACCTGGTGACGAGCGGCCGCCGTCGGGGCGAGGCACCCGCGCGGGAGGTGGGACGGGAGGGCCGGCGGCGGTCGACGTCAACACCGACGGCCCGTTCCACCTCTTCGTCCTCGGCGGCGGCCGCGCGCGGCCGCCCGGCCCGGGAGCGGGCGCGGCCGTCCCGCGCGAACGCGGAGGCCTCGCCGGGCGAAGCCGGGCCGAGCGCCACCACGGAGGTCGATCCGCGTCGCGTCGGGCCGGTGCGGATGAGCTACTCTCCGCAATCGGACGGGGCCCCGGATCCCGGCGAGATCGTCTGGACGTGGGTGCCGTTCGAGGAGAATGACGGACGGGGCAAGGACCGGCCGGTCCTCGTGGTGGCCGCCGAATCCGCGGGCACCTACCTGGCTGTGCAGCTGACCAGCAAGGACCACGACGGCGAGGGTGACTTTGTGCCCGTCGGCGCGGGCGGGTGGGACCGCGAGCACCGACCGTCCTGGGCCAATCTGGACCGGGTGATCCGGGTGCACGAGGGCGGGATGCGTCGAGAGGCGACGGCCCTGCCGCGCGAGCCGTTCGAGCGGGTCACGGACCGGCTGCATCAGCGCTACGGTTGGCGCCAGTAG
- a CDS encoding aldo/keto reductase, with protein MQFTQLGRSGLSVSRLCLGTMNFGPLTSEDDSHKIMESAHGHGINFFDTANAYGLRSAGVSGLGEGRGYTESIIGRWFARGGGRRERTVLATKVYSPMGEWPNEGRLSALNIRRALDASLTRLQTDYIDLYQFHHVDRATPWDEIWQAVDVAVTAGKILYVGSSNFAGWHIAQAQAAAAQRGTFGLVSEQPIYNLLTREVELEVLPAAQHYGVGLLPWSPLQSGLLGGVLRKERESLRRLEGRAAQTLEASRPQIEAYEDFAAELGHEPGDVALAWLLHQPAVTAPIVGPRIQQHLDDAVRALDVHLDEKALARLDEIFPGYRTAPEHFAW; from the coding sequence ATGCAGTTCACACAGCTCGGTCGTTCCGGTCTGTCCGTCTCGCGTCTGTGCCTCGGCACGATGAACTTCGGCCCCCTGACCAGCGAGGACGACTCCCACAAGATCATGGAGTCGGCGCATGGGCACGGCATCAACTTCTTCGACACGGCCAACGCCTACGGTCTGCGTTCGGCCGGCGTGTCGGGCCTCGGTGAGGGCAGGGGCTACACCGAGTCGATCATCGGCCGTTGGTTCGCGCGGGGCGGTGGGCGCCGGGAGCGCACTGTGCTGGCGACCAAGGTCTACAGCCCCATGGGGGAGTGGCCCAACGAGGGCAGGCTGTCGGCGCTCAACATCCGCCGTGCCCTGGACGCGAGCCTGACCCGCCTGCAGACCGACTACATCGATCTCTACCAGTTCCACCACGTCGACCGCGCCACCCCGTGGGATGAGATCTGGCAGGCTGTCGACGTCGCCGTCACGGCCGGCAAGATCCTCTACGTCGGCAGCAGCAATTTCGCCGGCTGGCACATCGCCCAGGCGCAGGCCGCCGCAGCCCAGCGCGGGACGTTCGGCCTGGTCAGCGAGCAGCCGATCTACAACCTCCTCACCCGGGAGGTCGAGCTGGAGGTGTTGCCCGCCGCGCAGCACTACGGCGTGGGCCTCCTCCCGTGGTCGCCGCTGCAGAGCGGGCTGCTCGGTGGTGTGCTGCGCAAGGAGCGCGAGAGCCTGCGTCGCCTCGAAGGCCGTGCCGCGCAGACGCTGGAGGCCAGCCGCCCCCAGATCGAGGCCTACGAGGACTTCGCCGCCGAGCTCGGCCACGAACCCGGTGACGTCGCGCTCGCCTGGCTGCTGCACCAGCCGGCCGTCACCGCGCCGATCGTCGGCCCGCGCATCCAGCAGCACCTCGACGACGCCGTCCGGGCGCTCGACGTCCACCTGGACGAGAAGGCGCTCGCCCGGCTGGACGAGATCTTCCCGGGCTACCGGACGGCCCCCGAGCACTTCGCCTGGTAG
- a CDS encoding alpha/beta hydrolase family protein, giving the protein MNASDLRNASDTATATIEVVDTGAGVPVISVKPIALPAPGRGRDQLVRVSAPATGRNLPIIVFSHGFGSSLEGYGPLVDFWAAHGFVVIQATHLDSRTAGPDPADPRGPDTWRYRVEDNKRILDHLDGLEAAVPGLSGRTDRGRIAAVGHSFGGQTAGILLGLRVTDPRTGIAQDLSDPRIKAGVLLATAGQGGAGLTPFAVENLPWLREQSFAQMTTPALVVMGDQDDLPLTVRGAAWTADPYHLSPGPKSLLVLNGAQHFLGGISGYQVTETTDENPARVALLQQVTWAYLRHALGVEDASWRTAHRALADSDHPLGRLESK; this is encoded by the coding sequence ATGAACGCATCGGATCTCAGGAACGCATCGGACACGGCGACGGCGACCATCGAGGTCGTGGACACGGGCGCGGGAGTCCCGGTGATCTCGGTCAAGCCGATCGCGCTGCCGGCCCCGGGCCGCGGCCGCGACCAGCTGGTCCGGGTCTCGGCGCCCGCGACCGGGCGGAATCTGCCGATCATCGTCTTCTCGCACGGCTTCGGGTCCTCGCTGGAGGGCTACGGCCCGCTGGTCGACTTCTGGGCCGCGCACGGCTTCGTGGTGATCCAGGCCACCCACCTGGACTCGCGGACGGCGGGCCCGGACCCCGCCGACCCGCGCGGGCCCGACACCTGGAGATACCGGGTGGAGGACAACAAGCGCATCCTGGACCACCTCGACGGGCTGGAAGCAGCCGTCCCGGGCCTCTCCGGGCGCACCGACCGCGGCCGGATCGCCGCTGTCGGGCACTCCTTCGGCGGCCAGACCGCGGGCATCCTGCTGGGCCTGCGCGTGACCGACCCGCGGACCGGCATCGCCCAGGACCTGTCCGACCCGCGGATCAAGGCCGGGGTTCTGCTGGCCACGGCCGGACAGGGCGGGGCGGGCCTGACGCCGTTCGCGGTGGAGAACCTGCCGTGGCTGCGCGAGCAGAGCTTCGCCCAGATGACCACGCCGGCCCTGGTGGTCATGGGCGACCAGGACGACCTGCCGCTGACCGTGCGCGGCGCGGCCTGGACCGCGGACCCCTACCACCTCAGCCCCGGGCCCAAGAGCCTGCTCGTCCTGAACGGCGCCCAGCACTTCCTGGGCGGGATCTCCGGCTACCAGGTCACCGAGACCACTGACGAGAACCCCGCCCGCGTCGCCCTGCTCCAGCAGGTCACCTGGGCCTACCTGCGCCACGCCCTGGGCGTCGAGGACGCCAGCTGGCGGACGGCCCACAGGGCGCTGGCCGACAGCGACCACCCACTGGGCCGACTCGAGTCCAAGTAG
- a CDS encoding TetR/AcrR family transcriptional regulator has translation MKKDVVVTGSNVDRAAQPKRADARRNEKNLLDAAAAVFVTSGVEAPLRDIAARAGTGTATIYRHFPTRADLIIAVYRHQVEALAEAGPALLESSPTPYAALTRWIDLFVDFVVTKLGLAAVLQSDDHCYDPLHSYFLERLVPVCTRLLEAAADEIRSDVDAFELMYGIGGICAGAGANQRYDTRRLVQLLVAGLRR, from the coding sequence GTGAAGAAGGATGTGGTCGTGACCGGGAGCAACGTCGACAGGGCGGCGCAGCCCAAGCGGGCGGACGCGCGACGCAACGAGAAGAACCTGCTCGACGCCGCCGCCGCGGTCTTCGTCACCTCCGGCGTCGAGGCACCGCTGCGCGACATCGCGGCCCGGGCCGGCACCGGGACGGCCACGATCTACCGCCACTTCCCCACCCGCGCCGATCTGATCATCGCCGTCTACCGCCACCAGGTCGAGGCGCTCGCCGAAGCCGGACCCGCCCTGCTGGAGTCCAGCCCGACCCCCTACGCCGCGCTCACCCGGTGGATCGACCTGTTCGTCGACTTCGTGGTCACCAAGCTCGGCCTCGCCGCCGTCCTGCAGTCCGACGACCACTGCTACGACCCCCTGCACTCCTACTTCCTGGAGCGGCTCGTGCCCGTGTGCACCCGACTGCTCGAAGCCGCCGCCGACGAGATTCGCTCCGACGTCGACGCGTTCGAGCTGATGTACGGCATCGGGGGCATCTGCGCCGGCGCCGGCGCCAACCAGCGCTACGACACCCGGCGTCTCGTCCAACTCCTCGTCGCGGGGCTGCGCCGGTGA
- a CDS encoding GNAT family N-acetyltransferase, with protein MRVTTLSDLEPSQVVSVERIYLEAFPAGERMPFKEILRDVDAGIRVAYVALDEDTALGFASAYVLQSVQTFFLEYIAIEKRHRGGGFGGELWHHIRTDVRHRQGVSAIVLEVEDPDEPDIGPAAAVARRRRIRFYENRGARMLPVTDFRVPLLQGDGEQPMLLMWAPAAQPDPPTGAELTDLVRALYEEGYDLPPDHPLVIATSGK; from the coding sequence ATGCGGGTCACGACACTGTCTGATCTCGAGCCATCGCAGGTCGTTTCGGTTGAGAGAATTTATCTGGAGGCCTTTCCCGCGGGGGAGCGGATGCCGTTCAAGGAGATACTGCGGGATGTCGACGCCGGTATTCGCGTTGCTTACGTCGCACTTGACGAGGACACTGCGCTGGGCTTTGCCTCGGCCTACGTCCTCCAGTCGGTCCAGACGTTCTTCCTTGAATACATCGCGATCGAGAAGAGGCACCGCGGCGGCGGGTTCGGCGGTGAGCTGTGGCATCACATCCGTACCGACGTCCGGCACCGTCAGGGCGTCTCAGCGATTGTCCTTGAGGTCGAAGACCCCGACGAGCCGGACATCGGTCCAGCCGCGGCCGTCGCACGCCGAAGGCGCATCCGCTTCTACGAGAACAGAGGCGCCCGCATGCTGCCCGTCACGGACTTCCGGGTTCCGCTCCTCCAGGGAGACGGAGAACAGCCGATGCTCCTGATGTGGGCACCGGCCGCCCAGCCGGATCCGCCGACCGGCGCCGAGCTGACCGACCTCGTCCGAGCGCTGTACGAAGAAGGCTACGACCTCCCTCCCGACCACCCACTTGTCATCGCGACATCTGGAAAGTGA
- a CDS encoding lipase family protein: MAAPAGDAFYIPPKVLPAGDPGDILWSRKVPAAGKLKDANFTVYQVLYLSTDTHDQPVAVSGTIVFPPAGSRADMPLLGFATGTHGLGDDCAPSKSLAAGADDWADILELAASHGWAVAATDYEGLGTPGPHTYAVGRAEGHAVLDAARAALRLREGGLSRNAKVGFWGYSQGGGAASWAGELAPGYAPDLNTVGIAAGGVPADLLKVSAGVDGATWAAVEFMAALGFDAAYSELKLDSFVLPAARASLDQLRTACVKQAVLSFAGKHARDVFTTDPLKSTTWQKRLAENSLGSTPPKVPIFLYHGEKDDVVAFGQAESLERTYCAGGADVTWMPIAGANHDAASYLEAEPVAFLADRFAGNPLASTC, encoded by the coding sequence GTGGCGGCGCCGGCCGGTGACGCGTTCTATATTCCGCCCAAGGTGCTGCCGGCGGGTGATCCCGGAGACATTCTGTGGTCCCGGAAGGTCCCGGCCGCTGGCAAGCTCAAGGACGCCAATTTCACCGTCTACCAGGTGCTTTACCTGTCGACGGACACGCACGACCAACCGGTCGCCGTGTCCGGCACGATTGTGTTCCCACCGGCCGGGTCCCGGGCCGACATGCCGTTGCTCGGGTTCGCGACCGGCACCCACGGTCTCGGTGACGACTGCGCGCCGTCGAAGTCCCTCGCGGCCGGCGCGGATGACTGGGCCGACATCCTCGAGCTGGCGGCGAGCCACGGCTGGGCGGTCGCGGCCACCGATTACGAGGGTCTGGGCACACCCGGACCCCACACCTACGCTGTCGGCCGGGCCGAGGGGCATGCCGTCCTCGACGCGGCGCGGGCCGCGTTGCGCCTTCGCGAGGGCGGCCTGTCCAGGAACGCCAAGGTCGGCTTCTGGGGTTACTCCCAGGGCGGCGGCGCCGCGAGTTGGGCCGGAGAGCTCGCGCCGGGCTACGCGCCGGATCTGAACACGGTGGGGATCGCCGCCGGTGGGGTCCCCGCGGACCTGCTGAAGGTCAGCGCGGGGGTCGACGGCGCGACCTGGGCCGCGGTGGAGTTCATGGCGGCTCTCGGGTTCGACGCGGCCTATTCGGAGCTGAAGCTCGACAGTTTCGTCCTGCCGGCGGCTCGCGCCAGCCTCGACCAGCTTCGGACCGCGTGCGTGAAGCAGGCCGTTCTCTCGTTCGCGGGAAAACACGCCAGAGACGTCTTCACCACGGATCCGCTGAAGTCCACCACGTGGCAGAAGCGGCTGGCTGAGAACTCGTTGGGTTCCACACCGCCGAAGGTTCCGATCTTCCTCTACCACGGGGAAAAGGACGACGTCGTCGCCTTCGGGCAGGCGGAGAGCCTGGAGCGCACGTACTGCGCGGGCGGAGCGGATGTCACCTGGATGCCGATCGCCGGCGCCAACCACGACGCGGCCTCCTATCTGGAGGCCGAGCCGGTCGCGTTCCTCGCCGACCGGTTCGCGGGCAACCCCCTGGCCTCCACCTGCTGA
- a CDS encoding nitroreductase family protein — translation MPAAARYGDPAATLDVLNDVLRVQLAHRSVRSFGPRDVGEDELAALVAAAQSASTSSNLQVWSVIAVRDPERKARLATLAGNQRFIARAPLFLVWIADLSRVHRLAERAGTQVTAVDYLETTIVGFVDTALAAQNAAVAAESLGLGTVFVGAVRNRPEEVAAELGLPPHAVAAFGLAVGEPDPTERADVKPRLPRDAVLHRERYDIAADAHIETYDQRLSTYNTRFGLDGAWSDRALARLAGPESMAGRHRLREILENLGLPSR, via the coding sequence ATGCCTGCCGCCGCCCGCTACGGGGATCCCGCCGCGACCCTCGACGTGCTCAACGACGTCCTGCGGGTGCAGCTCGCGCACCGTTCGGTGCGCAGCTTCGGGCCGCGCGACGTCGGCGAGGACGAACTGGCCGCGCTGGTCGCGGCCGCGCAGTCCGCGTCGACATCCTCCAATCTCCAGGTGTGGAGTGTGATCGCGGTGCGCGACCCCGAGCGCAAGGCCCGCCTGGCCACGCTCGCCGGCAACCAGCGGTTCATCGCGCGGGCCCCGCTGTTCCTGGTCTGGATCGCCGACCTCAGCCGGGTCCACCGGCTCGCCGAGCGGGCGGGAACCCAGGTGACCGCGGTCGACTACCTGGAGACCACGATCGTCGGCTTCGTCGACACCGCCCTCGCGGCGCAGAACGCCGCCGTGGCCGCCGAGTCACTCGGCCTGGGCACCGTGTTCGTCGGCGCGGTCCGCAACCGCCCCGAGGAGGTGGCGGCCGAGCTCGGGTTGCCCCCGCACGCCGTCGCGGCCTTCGGCCTGGCTGTCGGCGAGCCGGACCCGACCGAGCGGGCGGACGTCAAACCACGGCTGCCACGGGACGCGGTGCTGCACCGGGAACGCTACGACATCGCCGCGGACGCCCACATCGAGACCTACGATCAGCGGCTGTCCACCTACAACACGCGCTTCGGCCTGGACGGCGCCTGGAGCGACCGAGCGCTGGCCCGTCTGGCGGGCCCGGAGTCGATGGCGGGCCGCCACCGCCTCCGCGAAATCCTGGAGAACCTGGGCCTGCCCTCCCGCTGA
- a CDS encoding wax ester/triacylglycerol synthase domain-containing protein → MTCVSTNVAERGLRTRPLTTGDRAFFHFTLQNPGEFLEGGVVLCVDDPTLTLAELRAHVTARLPGAPALTERLFRPVTVAHSPGAVIWRHDDNDTPDLDYHVSVENLRAGSGNSGLRAAMDRIATQPLDLEHPLWRLWLLRGHSPTEVAIVYRFNHIHQDGSAVHQALHLLFGAGPEPAPRTLRTFGAPQARDYARMAAGVFRNLPRTRQLASWAGPPRGAARHTWAVTELERLRRIARREAVTVNDVYLAAVAGALRAWSLPEWLPATVDGSGRPRRALPRRRQRTIHTAMPINVRTPDEQEILSNFTLGIRVPLPCAEADPRRRLAQIAEQTRRIKARGRFGVVERRLLDRMSQDTSPRVFAKIVSTAARPTDTALVTSNLGTMVGPYTVAGRRVTTLIGMAPLLVGRQHLSSALFGLDEQVCAAFTASASVPRHTDLAGNWLAELAAFDVRAQGGPAPAPTGSPRPPVVPVLPGPRTPPPDSPLPSGAAGHAARTSPAPAPRGR, encoded by the coding sequence ATGACCTGTGTGTCCACGAATGTCGCCGAGCGCGGGCTGAGGACCAGGCCGCTGACCACCGGAGATCGCGCGTTCTTCCATTTCACCCTGCAGAATCCCGGAGAGTTCCTGGAGGGGGGCGTGGTGCTCTGTGTCGACGATCCGACGCTGACCCTCGCCGAGCTGCGTGCGCACGTCACGGCGCGGCTTCCCGGGGCGCCGGCGCTCACCGAGCGCCTCTTCCGGCCGGTCACTGTCGCCCACTCCCCCGGCGCCGTCATCTGGCGGCACGACGACAACGACACTCCCGATCTCGACTATCACGTGAGCGTCGAGAACCTGCGCGCCGGCAGCGGGAACAGCGGCCTGCGGGCCGCGATGGACCGGATCGCCACCCAGCCGCTCGACCTGGAACACCCGCTGTGGCGGCTCTGGCTGCTGCGCGGTCACAGTCCCACCGAGGTCGCGATCGTCTACCGGTTCAACCACATCCACCAGGACGGCAGCGCCGTGCACCAGGCGCTGCATCTGCTGTTCGGAGCCGGTCCCGAGCCAGCGCCGCGCACGCTGCGGACGTTCGGGGCGCCGCAGGCCCGCGACTACGCCCGGATGGCCGCCGGGGTGTTCCGCAACCTTCCCCGGACCCGGCAGCTCGCGTCCTGGGCCGGACCACCGCGGGGCGCGGCGCGGCACACCTGGGCGGTGACCGAGCTGGAGCGGCTGCGCCGGATCGCCCGACGCGAAGCCGTCACGGTCAACGACGTCTACCTCGCGGCGGTCGCCGGCGCCCTGCGCGCCTGGTCGCTGCCGGAATGGCTGCCCGCGACGGTCGACGGGTCGGGCCGGCCCCGCCGCGCCCTCCCTCGCCGCCGTCAGCGGACCATCCACACGGCGATGCCCATCAACGTGCGTACCCCGGACGAACAGGAGATCCTTTCCAACTTCACCCTGGGCATACGGGTGCCGCTGCCCTGCGCCGAGGCCGATCCCCGGCGGCGACTCGCCCAGATCGCCGAGCAGACCCGACGCATCAAGGCGCGGGGCAGGTTCGGCGTGGTCGAACGGAGGCTTCTGGACAGGATGTCGCAGGACACCTCACCCCGCGTGTTCGCGAAGATCGTGTCCACCGCGGCCCGTCCGACGGACACCGCTCTGGTCACGAGCAACCTGGGGACGATGGTGGGCCCGTACACGGTGGCCGGCCGTCGGGTCACCACGCTGATCGGCATGGCGCCGCTGCTCGTGGGCCGCCAGCATCTGTCGTCCGCCCTGTTCGGCCTGGACGAGCAGGTCTGCGCGGCGTTCACGGCCAGCGCGAGCGTCCCCCGTCACACCGACCTGGCCGGCAACTGGCTCGCCGAGCTCGCCGCCTTCGACGTCCGCGCGCAGGGCGGCCCGGCGCCCGCTCCCACGGGTTCCCCGCGTCCCCCGGTCGTCCCGGTCCTCCCAGGTCCCCGGACTCCGCCGCCTGACTCGCCCCTTCCGAGCGGGGCCGCCGGGCACGCCGCTCGCACGTCGCCCGCACCGGCACCGCGGGGACGCTGA
- a CDS encoding OsmC family protein: protein MSTTNASAAGEPGLASQPTAPSAPAGDGTGSSQGAEQYRSTSDGSRPGLRDFLVHKRAAVREREDAIAAGTFPGPAVLRAQSVAEGRSGVRRIRIRDHQILSDSQPDYAGHDLGPSSPELVLGVFASCLTHVFEIVAARLEIPLDEIRVEVEGQMEPRAGRPGFEGVPREPHNITYQASVTSPAAPEEIEALFQTVEAECPLLALFTNPQTIIGSLLHTPSA from the coding sequence ATGTCGACGACCAATGCATCGGCGGCCGGTGAACCCGGCCTCGCCAGCCAGCCCACTGCTCCCAGCGCGCCGGCGGGTGACGGCACCGGTAGTAGTCAGGGGGCCGAGCAGTACAGATCCACCTCTGACGGGTCGAGGCCCGGCCTGCGGGATTTTCTCGTCCACAAGCGCGCGGCTGTGCGGGAACGCGAGGACGCGATCGCCGCGGGCACCTTCCCGGGCCCGGCGGTGCTGCGGGCGCAATCGGTCGCCGAAGGGCGCAGCGGCGTCCGGCGCATCCGGATCCGCGACCACCAGATCCTCAGCGACTCGCAGCCTGACTACGCCGGTCACGATCTCGGGCCCAGCTCACCCGAGCTCGTGCTCGGCGTGTTCGCCAGCTGCCTGACCCACGTTTTCGAGATCGTCGCCGCCCGCCTGGAGATACCACTCGACGAGATCAGGGTGGAGGTCGAGGGCCAGATGGAGCCCCGGGCCGGCCGGCCCGGCTTCGAGGGTGTGCCCCGTGAACCCCACAACATCACCTATCAGGCCTCCGTCACCTCCCCGGCCGCACCCGAGGAGATCGAGGCACTGTTCCAGACCGTCGAGGCGGAGTGCCCGCTCCTCGCACTGTTCACGAATCCGCAGACGATCATCGGTTCGCTGCTTCACACCCCGAGTGCCTGA